One Thermoanaerobaculia bacterium genomic region harbors:
- a CDS encoding SDR family oxidoreductase, whose protein sequence is MSSEKRSILVTGGTRGIGNAIARRFSREGWSVLISGRTLESVRNAIAAFQREGLAVEGKSCDARKEDDVRELVEFAADRFGRLDTLVNNAGIGIFDNVFEMDPKDFRAVIETNLFGPFYAIRYAAPIMKKNGGGFVVNVGSLASVNAFAGGSAYNASKFGLLGLSDSAMLDLRHDGIRVAIVMPGSVATEFGGQQGSEDSWKLSPEDVAQAVFDLVQFPDRAIPSRIEIRPSRPPKKG, encoded by the coding sequence ATGAGCTCGGAGAAAAGATCCATTCTGGTGACCGGCGGGACGCGCGGGATCGGCAATGCGATCGCGCGCCGGTTCTCGCGCGAGGGGTGGAGCGTCCTGATCTCCGGCCGGACCCTGGAGAGCGTCCGGAACGCGATCGCCGCGTTCCAGCGGGAGGGGCTCGCGGTCGAGGGGAAGTCGTGCGACGCGCGGAAGGAAGACGACGTCCGCGAGCTCGTCGAGTTCGCGGCGGACCGGTTCGGCCGGCTCGACACGCTCGTCAACAACGCGGGAATCGGGATCTTCGACAACGTCTTCGAGATGGACCCGAAGGACTTCCGCGCGGTCATCGAGACGAACCTCTTCGGGCCGTTCTACGCGATCCGGTACGCCGCGCCGATCATGAAGAAGAACGGAGGCGGCTTCGTCGTCAACGTCGGATCGCTCGCCTCGGTGAACGCGTTCGCGGGGGGCTCCGCCTACAACGCGTCGAAATTCGGCCTGCTCGGCCTCTCCGATTCGGCGATGCTCGACCTGCGGCACGACGGGATCCGGGTGGCGATCGTGATGCCCGGCTCCGTCGCCACGGAATTCGGCGGGCAGCAGGGCTCCGAGGACTCCTGGAAGCTCTCTCCCGAGGACGTCGCCCAGGCCGTCTTCGATCTCGTCCAGTTTCCCGACCGGGCGATTCCCTCGCGCATCGAGATCCGCCCTTCGCGGCCCCCGAAGAAGGGGTGA
- a CDS encoding protein phosphatase 2C domain-containing protein, with the protein MNIRWNAAGVTDVGRLRRQDEDAFLVDEENGLFAVADGVGGSRAGDVASRLAVDTAERVLREARGDSSSDAAAVIRRMFETAHRAILERAAGDPLVSEMATTLVLLLCDGTRAWIAHAGDSRVYRWRDASLERLSRDHSFAEELQKAAGVEVRAKSPFGHVLTRCLGREGAWEPEIREIDLRPGDRFLLCCDGLTDMVDEGDLSALLALGVSPEETGRRLIDSANAAGGKDNITAVVVDFSA; encoded by the coding sequence GTGAACATCCGATGGAATGCGGCGGGCGTGACCGATGTGGGACGACTCCGCCGGCAGGACGAAGACGCGTTTCTCGTGGATGAGGAGAACGGGCTCTTCGCGGTCGCCGACGGCGTCGGCGGGAGCCGCGCGGGGGACGTCGCCAGCCGCCTCGCGGTCGACACGGCCGAGCGGGTGCTGCGGGAGGCGCGCGGCGATTCTTCGTCGGATGCCGCCGCAGTCATCCGAAGGATGTTCGAGACGGCGCATCGCGCGATCCTCGAACGCGCCGCCGGCGACCCCCTCGTGTCGGAAATGGCGACGACCCTCGTCCTCCTCCTTTGCGACGGCACGCGGGCGTGGATCGCCCACGCGGGGGACAGCCGCGTGTACCGATGGCGCGACGCGTCGCTCGAACGCCTCTCCCGCGACCACTCGTTCGCCGAAGAGCTCCAGAAGGCGGCGGGGGTCGAAGTGCGGGCGAAGTCGCCTTTCGGGCACGTGCTCACGCGATGTTTGGGACGGGAAGGCGCGTGGGAGCCGGAGATCCGCGAAATCGACCTGCGGCCGGGCGACCGCTTCCTCCTCTGCTGCGACGGCCTGACCGACATGGTCGACGAAGGCGATCTCTCGGCGCTCCTCGCTCTGGGCGTTTCGCCCGAGGAGACCGGACGGCGCCTGATCGACAGCGCGAACGCCGCCGGCGGAAAGGACAACATCACGGCGGTCGTCGTCGACTTCTCGGCGTGA
- a CDS encoding DUF190 domain-containing protein, with protein sequence MRALDGEQMLVRIFIGESDRWHHQPLHAALLERLRREGFAGATVFRGIAGFGARSVVHTAQFLRLSEDLPVVVEVVDTEEHVRRLLPLLDEMVTEGLVTVEKARVLKYAPGTR encoded by the coding sequence ATGCGCGCCCTCGACGGAGAACAGATGCTGGTCCGGATCTTCATCGGCGAGTCGGACCGCTGGCACCACCAGCCGCTCCATGCCGCGCTCCTCGAACGGCTGCGGCGGGAAGGATTCGCGGGCGCGACGGTCTTTCGCGGCATCGCGGGATTCGGCGCCCGGAGCGTGGTCCACACGGCCCAGTTCCTGCGCCTCTCGGAGGATCTCCCCGTCGTCGTCGAAGTCGTCGATACGGAAGAGCACGTGCGCCGCCTCCTTCCGCTCCTCGACGAGATGGTCACGGAGGGACTGGTCACGGTCGAGAAGGCGCGCGTCCTCAAGTACGCCCCCGGCACGCGGTGA
- the crcB gene encoding fluoride efflux transporter CrcB → MGRFLWVCVGGAAGTGARYWLSGWAQRHAGFGFPVGTLAVNVIGSFLLGAIMEVGITGGMLPPTLRIALATGVMGGFTTYSTFNYETIEYLREGAWALGLANVGATVLVCLAAGAAGLAGGRLLIGR, encoded by the coding sequence ATGGGAAGGTTTCTCTGGGTGTGCGTCGGCGGAGCGGCGGGGACCGGCGCGCGGTACTGGCTCTCGGGATGGGCGCAGCGTCACGCGGGCTTCGGGTTCCCGGTCGGAACGCTCGCCGTCAACGTGATCGGTTCCTTCCTGCTCGGCGCGATCATGGAGGTCGGGATCACCGGAGGAATGCTGCCGCCGACTCTGCGGATCGCCCTCGCCACGGGCGTCATGGGGGGCTTCACGACCTATTCGACGTTCAACTACGAAACGATCGAGTACCTGCGCGAAGGCGCCTGGGCCCTGGGGCTCGCGAACGTGGGTGCGACGGTGCTGGTCTGCCTGGCGGCGGGAGCCGCGGGACTCGCGGGCGGACGCCTGCTGATCGGGAGGTAG